From the Chitinophaga lutea genome, one window contains:
- the rimO gene encoding 30S ribosomal protein S12 methylthiotransferase RimO, whose protein sequence is MKTRTLKKDKVNIITLGCSKNMVDSEVLSGQLKANDIDVVHENAKRDHNIVVVNTCGFIDKAKEESINTILDQVELKNRGRLDKVFVTGCLSERYRGDLEKEIPGVDAWFGTMELPLILKKFDADYKAELVGERLLSTPSHYAYLKISEGCNRTCAFCAIPLMRGQHVSKPIEQLVAEAEKLVKSGVKEIMLIAQELTYYGLDLYKQRRLADLLNALADVKGLEWIRLHYAYPTKFPLEILDVMRERDNICKYLDMPLQHIADPMLKAMKRQITRREIFDLVQTIREKVPGICLRTTLIAGFPGETEEDVEDVKRFLEEVRFDRVGVFTYSHEENTSAYDLEDNIPAEEKERRAQDIMETQQEISLEKNQEKVGKVFKVIVDKKESGRYLGRTEFDSVEVDNEVIINTDRKLKPGDFVQVKITKAFDYDLEGELV, encoded by the coding sequence TTGAAGACAAGAACTTTAAAGAAGGACAAGGTTAATATTATTACGCTGGGTTGTTCGAAGAACATGGTTGATTCGGAGGTTTTAAGCGGCCAGCTGAAAGCCAACGACATCGATGTGGTGCATGAAAACGCCAAACGCGATCACAATATCGTGGTGGTGAACACCTGCGGTTTTATCGATAAGGCCAAAGAAGAATCCATCAATACCATCCTCGACCAGGTGGAGCTCAAGAACAGGGGCCGCCTCGACAAGGTGTTCGTGACCGGTTGCCTGAGTGAGCGCTACCGTGGTGACCTTGAGAAAGAAATACCCGGCGTGGACGCCTGGTTCGGTACCATGGAACTGCCCCTCATCCTCAAAAAATTCGATGCGGACTATAAGGCGGAACTCGTAGGTGAAAGGTTGCTCAGCACCCCTTCGCACTACGCCTATCTGAAAATCTCGGAAGGCTGTAACCGTACCTGCGCATTCTGCGCCATTCCCCTGATGCGCGGCCAGCACGTTTCCAAACCCATCGAGCAACTGGTGGCGGAAGCGGAGAAACTGGTGAAGAGCGGGGTGAAGGAAATCATGCTGATCGCACAGGAACTGACCTATTATGGCCTGGACCTGTACAAACAGCGCCGCCTCGCCGACCTGCTCAATGCCCTGGCCGATGTGAAAGGCCTCGAATGGATTCGCCTGCACTATGCCTATCCCACCAAGTTTCCCCTCGAAATACTGGATGTGATGCGGGAGCGGGATAATATCTGCAAGTACCTCGACATGCCGCTGCAGCACATCGCGGACCCCATGCTCAAGGCCATGAAACGCCAGATCACCCGCCGCGAGATCTTCGACCTGGTGCAGACCATCCGCGAAAAAGTGCCCGGCATCTGCCTGCGTACCACCCTCATCGCCGGTTTCCCCGGTGAAACGGAAGAAGACGTGGAAGACGTGAAACGTTTCCTCGAAGAGGTACGGTTCGACAGGGTAGGCGTGTTCACCTACAGCCACGAGGAAAACACCTCGGCTTACGACCTGGAAGACAACATCCCGGCCGAAGAAAAAGAAAGGCGCGCGCAGGACATCATGGAAACGCAGCAGGAAATTTCCCTGGAGAAGAACCAGGAGAAAGTTGGAAAAGTATTCAAAGTAATCGTTGATAAGAAAGAATCCGGCCGTTACCTGGGCCGTACGGAGTTCGATTCGGTGGAGGTGGATAATGAGGTGATCATTAACACAGACAGGAAGTTGAAACCCGGCGATTTTGTACAGGTTAAAATAACCAAGGCGTTCGACTATGACTTGGAAGGAGAGCTGGTTTAA
- a CDS encoding DEAD/DEAH box helicase, whose translation MTTFESLGLQENLLKGVTDLGFVSPTPIQEKAIPVLLGGDRDFVGLAQTGTGKTAAFGLPLLHQLDVKLRQPQALILCPTRELCLQITNDLKNFSKYLGDVSIVAVYGGTAIGLQLRELKRGVHIVVATPGRLLDIIERGAINFEKVRYAVLDEADEMLNMGFQEDINSILSNTPEEKTTWLFSATMPAEVRRIAQKYMDDPFELTVGSKNSGNVNIEHEYYVVRPRDKYAALKRIVDFNPDIFGIIFTRTKIESQEIAESLIRDGYNADALHGDLTQQQRDKVMKRFREKSIQVLVATDVAARGIDVDNVTHVINYDLPDDVENYTHRSGRTARAGRSGVSIAIIGGRDIGKIRQIERVLGGKKFVKAEVPDGFAVCEKQLFALVHKVHNVVVNEEQIDPYLTRIYEEFADLSKEELIRRFASLEFNEFLEYYQDAPDLNVKEERRGSEDFGRTARNGKFSRLFINLGSVDNFTRGDMLRFICDNTGLRGNMIGRIDLKGVYSFFEVENDVVEKVQNSFKKVEYNGRSVRIETSQDGDKRRTGGGGGGRSYADRPRKTWTGSEDGGFRPRREFSKSGGGGFRGKR comes from the coding sequence ATGACAACATTCGAATCATTAGGACTTCAGGAGAATCTGCTGAAAGGCGTAACAGACCTCGGCTTTGTTTCCCCTACACCCATCCAGGAAAAAGCTATTCCGGTACTCCTCGGCGGAGACCGCGATTTTGTGGGCCTGGCACAAACCGGTACCGGTAAAACGGCGGCATTTGGTTTGCCGCTGCTGCATCAGCTCGATGTAAAATTGCGCCAGCCGCAGGCACTCATCCTGTGCCCCACGCGTGAGCTGTGCCTCCAGATTACCAACGACCTGAAAAATTTCTCCAAATACCTCGGCGACGTGAGCATCGTAGCCGTGTACGGTGGTACTGCCATCGGCCTGCAGCTGCGTGAACTGAAACGCGGCGTGCACATCGTGGTAGCCACCCCGGGCCGCCTGCTCGACATCATCGAGCGCGGCGCCATCAACTTCGAAAAAGTACGCTATGCCGTGCTCGACGAAGCGGATGAAATGCTCAACATGGGTTTCCAGGAAGATATCAACAGCATTCTTTCCAATACCCCCGAAGAAAAAACAACCTGGCTGTTTTCCGCCACCATGCCCGCGGAAGTTCGCCGCATCGCCCAGAAATACATGGACGATCCCTTCGAACTGACCGTAGGCAGCAAAAACAGCGGTAACGTCAATATCGAGCACGAATATTATGTAGTGCGCCCCCGCGACAAGTACGCAGCGCTGAAACGCATCGTGGACTTCAACCCGGACATCTTCGGCATCATCTTCACCCGTACCAAGATCGAGTCTCAGGAAATCGCCGAAAGCCTCATCCGCGACGGTTACAACGCCGACGCCCTGCACGGTGACCTCACCCAGCAGCAGCGCGACAAGGTGATGAAACGTTTCCGTGAAAAATCCATCCAGGTGCTGGTGGCTACAGATGTGGCCGCACGCGGTATCGACGTGGATAACGTAACGCACGTGATCAACTACGACCTGCCCGACGACGTGGAGAACTACACCCACCGTTCAGGCCGTACCGCCCGCGCGGGCCGTTCCGGCGTATCCATCGCCATCATCGGCGGCCGCGACATCGGCAAGATCCGCCAGATAGAGCGTGTGCTCGGCGGCAAGAAATTCGTGAAGGCGGAAGTGCCGGACGGATTCGCCGTATGCGAAAAACAATTGTTCGCCCTCGTACATAAAGTGCATAACGTAGTGGTAAACGAAGAGCAGATAGACCCCTATCTGACCCGCATATACGAAGAGTTTGCAGACCTGAGCAAGGAAGAACTGATCCGCCGCTTCGCCTCCCTCGAGTTCAACGAGTTCCTGGAATACTACCAGGACGCTCCGGACCTGAACGTGAAGGAAGAGCGCCGCGGCAGCGAAGACTTCGGCCGCACCGCCCGCAACGGCAAATTCAGCCGCCTGTTCATCAACCTGGGCTCTGTTGACAATTTCACCCGCGGCGACATGCTGCGCTTTATCTGCGACAATACCGGCCTGCGTGGCAACATGATCGGCCGTATCGACCTGAAAGGCGTTTATTCCTTCTTCGAAGTGGAAAACGACGTGGTGGAAAAAGTGCAGAACAGCTTCAAAAAAGTGGAATACAACGGCCGCTCCGTAAGGATCGAAACCTCACAGGACGGTGACAAGCGCCGTACCGGTGGTGGTGGCGGCGGTCGCTCTTATGCCGACCGTCCCCGTAAAACCTGGACAGGCAGCGAAGACGGAGGGTTCCGTCCCCGCCGCGAGTTCTCCAAATCCGGTGGCGGTGGTTTCCGCGGAAAACGCTAA
- the glgB gene encoding 1,4-alpha-glucan branching protein GlgB — protein sequence MTTTRQKLKKSIPQDEEPFRTLKPVEPFSLFSARDIQLFQEGSHDRLYEKFGSHGLTYEGVEGTYFAVWAPNAAFVSVIGDFNGWNQYSHTLYPRWDKSGIWEGFIPHLKDRQLYKYFIRSNSGEELRKGDPFANHWEVRPKTASVTTHLTYKWKDAAWMKKRAAKNSLRSPFSVYEVHLGSWRRPDPENHEVFYSYKEITAMLVPYVKEMGFTHVELMPIMEHPFDGSWGYQLTGFYAPTARYGTPQEFMAMVDAFHHAGIGVILDWVPSHFPYDDHGLYRFDGSHCYEYADMRKGFHPDWNSYVFNYARNEVKSFLLSNALFWLDKFHIDGLRVDAVASMIHLDYSRKAGAWEPNAHGGNENLEAIAFLKELNTTIYSRFPDVQTIAEESTSFYGVSRPVFMGGLGFGMKWMMGWMNDTLDYFKKDPLFRKWYQNQITFSIMYAFSENFMLPLSHDEVVHGKSPLIYKMPGDDWQQFANLRLMYSYMFTHPGTKLLFMGGEFGDTKEWNYKTELGWHLLQHPTHQGLQEFVKAANKLYTGEPALYATQFDANSFEWVHLADHDNSIIVYARKGENGEVILVALNMTPVAHEAYPIGIPWDLNFKEVLNSDEARFYGSGVVNTGILKPVTGRFGKPYDLILRLPPLGAAIFKSRKK from the coding sequence ATGACCACAACCCGCCAAAAGCTAAAAAAGAGCATTCCACAGGATGAAGAGCCGTTCCGTACATTAAAGCCCGTAGAACCTTTTTCATTGTTCTCCGCCCGGGATATACAGCTGTTCCAGGAAGGGTCGCACGACCGTCTGTATGAAAAGTTCGGGTCGCACGGCCTTACCTACGAAGGGGTGGAGGGTACCTATTTCGCCGTTTGGGCGCCCAACGCGGCTTTTGTGTCGGTGATCGGCGACTTCAACGGCTGGAACCAGTACAGTCATACCCTGTACCCCCGCTGGGACAAATCCGGTATCTGGGAAGGGTTTATTCCCCATCTCAAGGACCGGCAGCTGTATAAATACTTTATCCGCTCCAATTCCGGGGAAGAGCTCCGCAAGGGCGACCCATTTGCCAACCATTGGGAGGTAAGGCCGAAAACGGCGTCCGTCACCACCCATCTCACCTACAAATGGAAAGATGCGGCCTGGATGAAGAAAAGAGCCGCCAAGAACAGCCTCCGCAGCCCGTTTTCAGTGTATGAAGTGCACCTGGGCTCGTGGCGCCGGCCGGACCCGGAGAATCACGAAGTCTTTTATTCCTACAAGGAGATAACAGCCATGCTGGTGCCCTATGTGAAAGAAATGGGGTTCACGCATGTGGAACTGATGCCCATCATGGAGCATCCCTTCGACGGGTCGTGGGGCTACCAGCTCACGGGGTTTTATGCCCCCACCGCCCGGTACGGTACGCCCCAGGAATTCATGGCCATGGTGGACGCGTTCCATCACGCCGGCATCGGGGTGATACTCGACTGGGTGCCTTCCCACTTTCCTTACGACGACCATGGCCTCTACCGTTTCGACGGTTCGCACTGTTACGAATACGCCGATATGCGGAAAGGGTTTCACCCGGACTGGAACAGTTATGTGTTTAACTATGCCCGCAACGAGGTCAAATCCTTCCTGCTCAGCAACGCCCTGTTCTGGCTCGATAAATTCCATATCGACGGCCTGCGGGTGGATGCGGTGGCCTCCATGATCCATCTCGATTATTCGCGGAAGGCGGGCGCCTGGGAGCCCAATGCCCATGGCGGGAATGAAAACCTCGAAGCCATCGCTTTCCTCAAAGAGCTCAATACCACCATTTACAGCCGCTTCCCGGACGTGCAGACCATCGCGGAGGAATCGACCTCGTTCTACGGCGTGTCCCGCCCCGTATTCATGGGCGGCCTGGGTTTCGGGATGAAGTGGATGATGGGCTGGATGAACGATACGCTCGACTACTTCAAAAAGGATCCCCTCTTCCGCAAGTGGTACCAGAACCAGATCACTTTCAGCATCATGTACGCCTTCAGCGAAAACTTCATGCTGCCGCTCAGCCACGATGAAGTGGTGCACGGCAAGAGCCCGCTGATCTATAAAATGCCCGGCGACGACTGGCAGCAGTTTGCCAACCTGCGGCTGATGTACAGCTACATGTTTACCCATCCCGGCACCAAGTTATTATTCATGGGAGGGGAGTTCGGCGATACGAAAGAATGGAATTATAAAACCGAGCTGGGCTGGCACCTGTTGCAGCATCCTACGCACCAGGGCCTGCAGGAATTCGTGAAGGCCGCTAATAAACTCTACACCGGCGAGCCCGCCCTGTATGCCACGCAGTTCGACGCCAACAGTTTTGAATGGGTGCACCTGGCGGACCACGACAACAGCATCATCGTGTACGCCCGCAAAGGGGAAAACGGTGAAGTGATACTCGTGGCGCTGAACATGACGCCCGTGGCCCATGAAGCCTATCCCATCGGCATCCCCTGGGACCTCAATTTCAAGGAGGTGCTCAACAGCGACGAAGCGCGCTTTTACGGCAGCGGCGTGGTCAATACCGGCATCCTCAAACCCGTAACGGGCCGCTTCGGCAAACCTTACGATCTCATCCTGCGGCTGCCGCCTTTAGGCGCGGCCATTTTCAAAAGCAGGAAAAAATAA
- a CDS encoding DUF4382 domain-containing protein codes for MKKVFRKWGLPVVLLGALSFIMYACTKNSSAEPGEVPDGKQRVSIKLTDGPGVFDQVLIDIRKVEVLIDTCKSDDDDDDDRWDDRDRCGWWEDRGRGRDKDDDCDIWDSLAVKPGVYDLLKLRNGVDTSLAAGVIAKGRIKAIRITVGPNNSLVKDSVSYPLRSIGGQVKILIKVRHHEWDEISPDNLQLWLDFDIQRSIIQVSRGKFILVPFIHVWTLKTTGSVSGRILPTDAEAVVTVYNSLDSMYALPGRQGEFKIRGLKVGTYSLYVNAGNGYRDTTITNIKVERNKDTKVPTITLKK; via the coding sequence ATGAAAAAAGTGTTCCGCAAGTGGGGCTTGCCCGTCGTGCTCCTGGGTGCCCTCTCCTTCATTATGTACGCCTGTACAAAAAACAGTTCTGCCGAACCGGGCGAAGTGCCTGACGGCAAACAGCGCGTGAGCATCAAACTGACGGATGGGCCCGGCGTGTTCGACCAGGTGCTCATCGATATCCGGAAAGTGGAAGTACTGATCGACACCTGTAAAAGCGACGACGATGACGACGACGACCGCTGGGACGACCGCGACCGTTGCGGCTGGTGGGAAGACAGAGGCCGTGGAAGAGATAAGGACGATGACTGCGACATATGGGATTCCCTCGCCGTTAAACCCGGTGTATACGATCTGCTGAAACTCCGTAACGGTGTAGATACCAGTCTTGCCGCCGGCGTGATCGCCAAAGGCCGCATCAAGGCCATCCGTATCACCGTGGGCCCCAACAACTCTCTCGTAAAAGACAGCGTAAGTTATCCGCTCCGTTCCATCGGCGGACAGGTGAAAATACTGATCAAAGTAAGACATCACGAATGGGATGAAATTTCTCCCGATAACCTGCAACTGTGGCTCGATTTCGACATACAACGTTCCATCATCCAGGTAAGCCGTGGCAAGTTCATCCTCGTGCCGTTCATCCACGTGTGGACATTGAAAACCACCGGTTCCGTATCCGGCAGGATTCTGCCCACCGATGCTGAAGCAGTGGTGACGGTATACAACAGTCTTGATTCCATGTACGCATTACCGGGCCGCCAGGGCGAATTCAAAATCCGCGGTCTGAAAGTGGGCACGTACAGCCTGTATGTAAATGCCGGCAATGGTTACCGAGACACGACCATTACCAACATCAAGGTCGAACGCAACAAAGACACCAAAGTTCCTACGATTACTCTGAAGAAGTAA
- a CDS encoding toxin-antitoxin system YwqK family antitoxin: MKTLISLILCSFIALTAAAQSGGNSVDAKKRKQGPWVEQVEGVRGEPGYSWEGRYVNDRKEGVWKKYNANGDVIAEETFKHGALDGLCKYYYPDGKISAVGNMIAVDLEGQKDTVTVVDPVTSEENLVEVTRKGHSVKHGEWRVYDEDGSMMRETYERGELSTSAPAGKPRNAAPLPHEQQAPGAKKKKGKG, from the coding sequence GTGAAAACACTCATCTCATTGATTCTCTGCTCATTTATTGCGCTTACTGCGGCCGCACAGTCCGGGGGTAACAGCGTGGACGCCAAAAAACGCAAACAGGGCCCCTGGGTGGAACAGGTGGAAGGCGTGCGCGGCGAGCCCGGTTATTCCTGGGAAGGCCGGTATGTCAACGACCGGAAGGAGGGCGTCTGGAAAAAATACAACGCCAACGGCGATGTGATTGCGGAAGAAACATTTAAACACGGCGCACTGGATGGTTTGTGCAAGTATTATTACCCCGACGGCAAAATCAGCGCAGTGGGCAACATGATAGCCGTGGACCTGGAAGGCCAGAAAGATACGGTGACGGTGGTAGACCCCGTTACCAGCGAGGAAAACCTCGTGGAAGTAACCCGCAAAGGCCATTCCGTGAAACACGGCGAATGGCGGGTGTATGATGAAGACGGCTCCATGATGCGCGAAACCTATGAGCGTGGTGAACTGAGCACTTCAGCCCCGGCCGGCAAGCCCCGCAACGCCGCCCCGCTGCCCCATGAACAACAAGCCCCCGGCGCTAAAAAGAAGAAAGGCAAAGGGTAA
- a CDS encoding ATP-binding protein: MPSLISQTFRARLQHIYKLGILRTASKEEARRIRVVNIVSFATGILVTVYGISFYLLVHSLLILVPAVGIFCPAFFSMIWLNYKGYFNASRIGLLGIFIVIILYYGAILGRVTEVQLLAVFLMSVALLIWRPQEKLQRIICVSMPIICLVVLEFIYYFHLVEPLPLSAQTQNLYRWMVMPVVLFLNYLAISLYQRNIMDLLRTLRSRNTALLRSRNEVMNQRMELARYSGEMEDLVHERTIALQTANDAKTQFISELSHEIRTPLNTIMGISEMLNEALGQPDPEERIRQMAKNLHATSHNILELVNSVLELAKIEAGKTDEVKMGAFSLRDWLLNTVNIYQSIASKKSVFIHLEIDSRFPEMIVSDKLMLGQVINNILSNSIKFTPAEKNIRVRCFHNLHSMFIQVCDEGRGIPSEQLAAIFQPFEQGDRDMYRQFGGSGLGLAIAKRKVELMGGSIQVSSQQGEGSNFLIALPLQISSEARVHTATEIAPLPSHIKIVVMDDNVIDHTIMKHFLARIGITQVRFAINGLEGIELVRDMQPDVILMDLHMPVMSGRETFFNLRQEKLLKHIPIVAVSSDAFKEQEQEYISMGMDGYIRKPVEISVLHGVLEKLLLVDSRSANAAALPNPSLAD, encoded by the coding sequence ATGCCGAGTTTAATATCCCAAACATTCCGCGCCAGGCTACAGCACATTTACAAGTTGGGCATATTGCGTACCGCCAGTAAAGAAGAAGCCCGGAGGATCAGGGTGGTCAACATCGTCAGCTTTGCCACCGGCATACTGGTAACGGTATACGGCATCTCATTCTATTTGCTCGTACATTCCCTGCTCATCCTGGTTCCGGCCGTAGGCATATTCTGCCCGGCTTTTTTCAGCATGATATGGCTGAACTATAAAGGCTATTTCAACGCATCGCGGATCGGCCTGCTGGGCATCTTTATCGTCATCATCCTGTACTACGGCGCCATCCTGGGGCGTGTTACCGAAGTGCAGCTGCTGGCCGTTTTCCTCATGAGCGTGGCCCTGCTGATCTGGCGCCCGCAGGAGAAGCTGCAGCGCATTATCTGTGTATCGATGCCCATTATCTGCCTGGTGGTGCTCGAGTTCATTTATTATTTCCATCTCGTTGAACCGTTGCCGTTATCGGCCCAGACGCAGAACCTTTACCGCTGGATGGTGATGCCCGTGGTGCTCTTTTTGAATTATCTCGCCATCAGTTTATACCAGCGTAATATCATGGACCTGCTGCGGACCCTTCGCAGCCGCAACACCGCCCTCCTCCGCAGCCGCAACGAAGTCATGAACCAGCGCATGGAGCTGGCGCGGTACAGCGGCGAAATGGAAGACCTAGTGCATGAGCGCACGATTGCCCTGCAAACGGCCAACGACGCCAAAACGCAGTTCATCAGCGAACTGAGCCACGAAATTCGCACCCCCCTTAACACCATCATGGGCATCAGCGAGATGCTGAACGAAGCGCTCGGCCAGCCCGACCCGGAAGAGCGCATCCGCCAGATGGCCAAAAACCTCCACGCCACCAGCCACAACATCCTCGAACTGGTGAACAGCGTGCTGGAGCTGGCCAAAATCGAAGCCGGCAAAACGGATGAAGTGAAGATGGGCGCATTTTCCCTGCGCGACTGGCTGCTCAATACCGTGAATATTTACCAGAGCATCGCCAGTAAAAAATCCGTGTTCATCCACCTCGAAATAGACAGCCGTTTCCCGGAAATGATCGTCAGCGACAAACTGATGCTGGGGCAGGTGATCAACAACATCCTGTCCAATTCCATCAAATTCACCCCCGCCGAAAAAAACATCCGCGTACGCTGTTTCCATAACCTGCACAGCATGTTCATCCAGGTATGCGACGAAGGACGCGGCATTCCCTCAGAGCAGCTCGCCGCCATCTTCCAGCCGTTCGAACAGGGCGACCGGGATATGTACCGGCAGTTTGGCGGCAGCGGCCTCGGCCTGGCCATCGCCAAAAGAAAAGTGGAACTGATGGGCGGCAGCATACAGGTAAGCAGCCAGCAGGGCGAAGGCAGCAACTTCCTCATCGCATTGCCGCTGCAGATCAGCAGCGAGGCGCGGGTGCATACCGCCACCGAAATAGCGCCCCTGCCTTCGCATATTAAAATAGTGGTGATGGACGATAACGTGATCGACCATACGATCATGAAACACTTCCTGGCCAGGATCGGCATCACACAGGTGCGGTTCGCCATCAACGGCCTGGAAGGCATAGAGCTGGTGCGGGACATGCAGCCCGACGTGATTCTCATGGATCTGCACATGCCCGTGATGAGCGGGCGCGAAACGTTTTTTAACCTCCGGCAGGAAAAGCTGCTGAAACATATCCCCATCGTAGCCGTATCGTCCGATGCGTTTAAAGAGCAGGAGCAGGAGTATATTTCGATGGGCATGGACGGTTACATCCGCAAGCCTGTGGAAATTAGCGTGTTGCATGGCGTGCTCGAAAAACTGCTGCTCGTCGATTCCCGTTCCGCCAATGCCGCTGCCCTGCCCAATCCCAGCCTGGCCGACTAA